A genomic segment from Acyrthosiphon pisum isolate AL4f chromosome A3, pea_aphid_22Mar2018_4r6ur, whole genome shotgun sequence encodes:
- the Acp1 gene encoding acid phosphatase 1, soluble, producing MGEKRSVMFVCLGNICRSPMAEAVFNEVVMQRGLADKWYAESSGTGGWHVGCSPDHRTMSVLKINGIKYKHSAQKFNLEDLNKFDFVFGMDKSNVDCINRKKPSYNTKAKIFLLGSFDPEAKTSGKTDIEDPYYDTDLRGFEKCFQQCMRSCQAFLDEYN from the coding sequence ATGGGCGAAAAACGTAGTGTCATGTTCGTATGTTTGGGTAACATTTGTCGATCTCCAATGGCTGAGGCTGTGTTTAACGAGGTGGTTATGCAAAGAGGTCTAGCAGACAAGTGGTATGCTGAAAGTTCTGGTACAGGGGGATGGCACGTAGGCTGTTCACCAGACCATCGGACGATGTCCGTACTGAAaatcaatggtataaaataCAAGCATTCAGCACAAAAGTTCAATTTGGAAGACTTGAATaagtttgattttgtttttggaaTGGATAAGAGTAATGTGGACTGTATCAATCGCAAGAAACCATCGTACAATAcaaaagcaaaaatatttttgttagggTCATTTGATCCAGAAGCAAAAACCTCTGGGAAAACTGATATAGAAGATCCATATTATGATACTGATCTTCGaggatttgaaaaatgttttcaacaatGTATGAGGTCTTGTCAAGCATTTCTggatgaatataattaa
- the LOC100163766 gene encoding vacuolar protein sorting-associated protein 33A, with amino-acid sequence MSNYLTSSRVNISLLQEGAAKDLIYLLDKCDGPKVIILDEGLTRPIGLIATYSLLREHDVKEVFILNAGKLSNFREKVKNVIFITRPFLTHMDMICDNIHKENQDDLKQREYHLFFVPTRSLLCEKRLERKGVLGNFVLIEEFRCFLFPLENDLISMEMNDCYKELSLENDPTCLFRVAQAIVSLEDLYGRIGRVTGKGPVVKQVWELVSKICLEPRKANSKANRNYKTIDHLVLIDRSVDLMTPMATQLTFEGLIDELFGIDCCTVELPADKFVSEEDNVNTLTRKKIVLNSNDEIFAETRNKHFNAVLMNLSKRAKHITSEYDENRSGKTVQEMKQLVSRLPYMLALKKQLSTYTTVAGLIKELTDKTSFRDLINIQQELILGIESDKVLPQIEDLISNKFDLITVLRLICMQSAVNSGLKQKTLEYYKREIIQVYGFKHLITMTHLENAGLIKIQANSRSYAVCRRLLNLDVYEMSEVDPDDINYVYGIYAPLSVRLIQHISKSDSKILSDVLPLLPGPIVEHVNSDVDQATNNSFLVDSQKVVLVFFIGGCTFAEISALRFLSSLEDSTIEYVIATTNITNGNSFIKSLLIPEINNSLNK; translated from the exons ATGTCTAACTATTTGACCAGTAGCCGAGTAAATATTAGCTTACTCCAAGAGGGGGCAGCGAaagatttaatttacttattggaTAAGTGTGATGGTCCTAAG gtTATAATTTTGGACGAAGGACTAACAAGACCAATAGGTTTGATAGCTACATATAGCCTTTTACGAGAACACGATGTTAAAGAAGTATTTATTCTTAACGCTGGCAAGTTAAGTAATTTTCGTGAAAAGgtgaaaaatgtcatatttatcACAAGACCGTTTTTAACACACATGGATATGATATGTGATAATATCCACAA ggAAAATCAAGATGACCTCAAACAAAGGGAataccatttattttttgttccaaCTCGTAGTTTATTATGTGAAAAACGTTTAGAA agAAAAGGAGTTTTAGGAAATTTTGTTCTCATTGAAGAATTTCGGTGTTTTTTatttcctttggaaaatgatcTTATATCAATGGAAATGAATGATTGTTacaag gagtTATCGTTAGAAAATGATCCAACATGTTTATTTCGTGTAGCACAAGCAATTGTTAGTCTGGAAGACCTTTATGGGCGCATTGGCCGCGTAACTGGCAAGGGTCCTGTTGTTAAACAAGTTTGGGAATTAGtatctaaaatatgtttagaacCTCGCAAAGCTAATTCTAAAGCAAacagaaattataaaacaattgatcATCTTGTTTTAATTGACCGCTCTGTAGACTTAATGACACCAATGGCTACTCAGTTAACATTTGAAGGACTTATTGATGAGCTTTTTGGAATTGATTGTT gtaCTGTAGAATTACCAGCCGACAAATTTGTTTCTGAAGAAGATAATGTTAATACGTTAACACGTAAAaagattgtattaaattcaaacgaTGAGATTTTTGCTGAAACTAG AAATAAACACTTTAATGCAGTATTAATGAATTTAAGTAAAAGAGCCAAACACATCACTTCAGAATATGATGAAAATCGAAGTGGTAAAACTGTTCAGGAAATGAAACAGTTAGTGTCTAGACTTCCTTACATGCTGGCACTAAAAAAACAACTGTCTACAT ATACCACAGTTGCTGGACTAATTAAAGAACTAACTGACAAAACTAGTTTTCgggatttaataaatatacaacaaGAACTGATTTTGGGTATTGAGTCCGACAAAGTGTTACCTCAGATAGAAGATTTGATTTCCAATAAATTTGATCTTATAACA GTATTGCGATTAATATGCATGCAATCTGCTGTAAATTCAggattaaaacaaaaaactttgGAATATTACAAGAGAGAAATCATTCAAGTTTATGGTTTCAAACACCTTATAACAATGACCCATTTGGAAAATGCTGGTCTCATTAAAATACAA GCAAATTCAAGAAGTTATGCTGTTTGTCGCCGTCTATTAAACTTGGATGTTTACGAAATGAGTGAAGTAGATCCAGATGATATCAACTATGTTTATGGGATTTATGCTCCACTGAGTGTTAGATTAATTCAACATATTTCCAAGTCAGACAGTAAAATATTGTCTGACGTTCTGCCATTATTACCTGGACCTATTGTAGAACATGTTAATTCTGATGTTGATcaag cAACTAATAACAGTTTTTTGGTAGACTCTCAAAAAGTTGTGCTCGTATTTTTTATTGGAGGATGTACATTTGCCGAAATATCTGCCCTCAGATTCTTGTCATCACTTGAAGACT CTACAATTGAATATGTAATTGCCACCACCAATATTACAAACGgcaatagttttataaagtCATTATTAATCCCCGAAATCAACAAtagtttaaataagtaa